The Helianthus annuus cultivar XRQ/B chromosome 16, HanXRQr2.0-SUNRISE, whole genome shotgun sequence genome includes a window with the following:
- the LOC110915466 gene encoding chaperone protein dnaJ 11, chloroplastic: MFSPVSNPNSLRLRPPSPPPLHASPTALPSPNIRNSTRTSPISATGDNTCFATSPPSSLYGILGISMEATESEIKTAYRRLARTSHPDVNDSSGEEFMKIHAAYSTLSDPDKRADYDRRIFRTSRSQTYSSGNGFNGYSGRNWETDQCW; the protein is encoded by the coding sequence ATGTTCTCACCCGTATCTAATCCCAACTCCCTCCGCCTCCGACCACCGTCACCGCCGCCGCTACACGCATCCCCCACGGCTCTGCCGTCACCCAACATCCGTAATTCAACTCGTACATCACCTATCTCCGCCACCGGTGACAACACGTGCTTTGCTACCTCACCACCGTCGTCGTTGTACGGAATTCTCGGAATCTCGATGGAGGCTACCGAAAGTGAGATCAAAACGGCGTACCGGAGGCTCGCCCGGACGTCACACCCGGATGTGAATGACTCATCCGGAGAGGAGTTTATGAAAATCCACGCCGCGTATTCCACCCTATCGGATCCCGATAAGCGAGCGGATTACGACCGGAGGATTTTCCGGACGAGCCGGTCTCAAACGTATTCGAGTGGCAACGGGTTTAACGGTTATAGTGGTCGGAACTGGGAGACGGATCAATGTTGGTAA